One stretch of Roseimicrobium sp. ORNL1 DNA includes these proteins:
- a CDS encoding DUF2092 domain-containing protein, whose product MNTNPSRLAACCICVAAFLCPALHGQDSIAPATATQYQAKPEGQIQNKLDPKALVIINRAADFLAKAPQYQATVEVSHDVVYGEKSKLQYTKQLDIKLRRPNRLKVDVSTTVPRRSFWYDGKNVTLLDHKENYYASSLAPDKIDAMVDHVEKTLGVVFPLDDLVLSKPLSEPASKAKNSAYLGKEKILGKVCHHVAFGHEAIDWQAWVEDGPKPLLRKVVITLKYEEGLPQITAFISNWDTGTKLPDYVFEFEAPKGAEAIKFLASSDDSPDAEKDKSPAPARVPAVDVKAGN is encoded by the coding sequence ATGAATACAAACCCTTCGAGATTGGCTGCCTGCTGCATTTGCGTGGCGGCGTTTCTTTGCCCCGCGCTTCATGGACAAGACTCCATAGCTCCTGCGACTGCCACGCAATATCAGGCAAAACCGGAGGGGCAGATCCAGAACAAACTGGATCCCAAAGCTCTGGTCATCATCAATCGCGCGGCGGACTTCCTCGCCAAGGCACCGCAGTACCAGGCCACTGTCGAGGTGAGTCACGACGTGGTGTATGGCGAGAAGTCGAAGCTGCAATACACCAAGCAGCTCGATATCAAGCTGCGCCGTCCGAACCGGCTCAAGGTGGATGTCTCCACCACGGTACCGAGACGCTCCTTCTGGTATGATGGCAAGAACGTGACCCTCCTGGATCACAAGGAGAACTACTACGCCTCTTCTCTTGCACCGGACAAGATCGATGCCATGGTGGACCATGTGGAGAAGACGCTCGGCGTGGTTTTCCCGCTGGATGATCTCGTACTCTCCAAGCCGCTGAGCGAGCCTGCTTCGAAGGCGAAGAACAGTGCCTATCTGGGCAAGGAGAAGATCCTCGGAAAGGTCTGCCATCATGTCGCCTTCGGTCATGAGGCCATCGACTGGCAGGCGTGGGTGGAGGACGGCCCGAAGCCACTGCTTCGCAAGGTGGTTATCACGCTGAAGTACGAAGAAGGCTTGCCGCAGATCACCGCCTTCATCTCGAACTGGGACACAGGCACCAAGCTGCCGGACTACGTCTTTGAGTTCGAAGCACCCAAGGGTGCGGAGGCCATCAAGTTCCTCGCCAGCTCGGACGATAGCCCTGACGCGGAAAAGGATAAGTCGCCTGCGCCCGCGCGCGTGCCCGCCGTTGACGTGAAAGCCGGCAACTAA
- a CDS encoding sensor histidine kinase, with protein MHGVSSIFRACAELCAAWRKSWRIAVCSLAGYGAIFVVSSEALGAVPPSGSGGAENRGPTIWGIHRNVVIGSLVVGVIQTGLIAGLLASNSRRKRLVREQEERLRFERVLTEISADLVEASAETLDQAIGNALEKVRVMMEFQSCMLFEHVRDTQALRILYHTDPAVREAIAKRKAELQMPWICAQFEHRKAIPLVNAVNDLPADAREEQEYVRTKNIKSALIIPLHSMDGTTHGVSFCTASDYREWSEPVIAQLHALGDVLSSAVSRHRAEMELRLSEERFSKAFHASPSAMVIFRAKDETILDVNEGWERQFGYTYAEAAGRLPEELGLYRSEKERLKLARLVDAVGALRNHEVTLRTRTEREVTAILSIETIRIHDEACYIAIFHDITDQRRVEEMRQSMVHVSRLALVGELTASIAHEINQPLGAILSNAEAAEMLMESENPPLDDIRQILADIRKDDLRASQVIRHIRTLVRRAPVRLAPVQVNEVVGDVLKLLSTDAQRRGIILRSELATDAPAVPADRVHVQQVLINLVVNAMDAMKSNGSHERVVLVRTWREDRPGVAVSVRDHGHGIPEDRLPQIFESFFTTKMEGMGLGLAMARSIIEAHRGSIAARNLVDGGAMFTFTLPAESANGTANPGRSS; from the coding sequence ATGCATGGAGTCTCCTCCATCTTCCGCGCATGTGCGGAATTGTGTGCAGCTTGGAGAAAGAGCTGGCGGATTGCCGTCTGTTCGCTCGCCGGGTATGGGGCGATCTTCGTGGTGAGTTCTGAGGCCCTGGGCGCCGTGCCACCTTCCGGCAGCGGCGGAGCGGAGAATCGCGGACCCACCATCTGGGGTATTCATCGCAACGTCGTCATTGGTTCGCTGGTCGTTGGCGTCATCCAGACAGGATTGATTGCCGGACTGCTGGCAAGCAACAGCCGGAGGAAGAGGCTGGTGCGCGAGCAGGAGGAGCGGTTGCGCTTTGAGCGTGTACTTACGGAGATCTCAGCAGACTTGGTGGAGGCCTCGGCGGAGACGCTGGATCAGGCCATCGGCAACGCGCTGGAAAAGGTGCGAGTGATGATGGAATTCCAATCCTGCATGCTGTTTGAGCACGTGCGTGACACGCAGGCGCTCCGCATCCTGTATCACACGGACCCCGCCGTGCGCGAGGCGATCGCAAAGCGGAAGGCAGAGCTGCAGATGCCGTGGATTTGTGCGCAGTTCGAGCACCGGAAGGCCATTCCCCTGGTGAATGCCGTGAATGACCTTCCGGCTGATGCCCGGGAGGAGCAGGAGTATGTGAGGACGAAGAACATCAAGTCCGCCCTCATCATTCCCCTGCACTCCATGGATGGGACCACCCATGGTGTATCATTCTGTACTGCAAGCGACTACCGGGAGTGGAGCGAGCCAGTCATCGCGCAACTCCATGCGTTGGGGGATGTCCTTTCGTCTGCGGTTTCGCGGCATCGTGCTGAAATGGAACTGCGCCTCTCCGAAGAACGTTTCTCCAAGGCATTCCACGCAAGCCCCAGTGCCATGGTCATCTTCCGCGCGAAGGATGAGACCATCCTGGATGTGAATGAAGGCTGGGAGCGGCAGTTCGGCTACACCTATGCCGAAGCCGCCGGCCGCCTGCCGGAGGAACTGGGCCTTTATCGCAGTGAGAAGGAGCGCCTGAAGCTCGCCCGTCTGGTGGATGCCGTGGGCGCCCTGAGAAATCACGAGGTCACGCTGCGTACCCGCACGGAGCGCGAGGTCACTGCCATCCTTTCGATCGAGACCATCCGGATCCACGATGAGGCGTGCTACATCGCCATCTTCCATGACATCACGGATCAGCGGCGGGTGGAGGAGATGCGCCAGTCCATGGTGCACGTGTCCCGACTGGCCCTGGTGGGTGAGCTCACGGCCTCCATTGCCCATGAGATCAATCAGCCGCTGGGTGCAATCCTAAGCAACGCAGAGGCGGCGGAGATGCTCATGGAATCAGAGAATCCACCTCTGGACGATATCCGGCAGATCCTGGCGGATATTCGCAAAGATGACCTCCGCGCGAGCCAGGTCATCCGCCACATCCGGACTCTGGTGCGCCGTGCGCCGGTGAGGCTCGCACCCGTGCAGGTGAATGAGGTTGTGGGGGATGTGCTGAAACTTTTATCGACAGATGCCCAGCGGCGCGGCATTATTCTGCGTAGCGAGCTGGCGACGGATGCGCCGGCAGTGCCCGCGGATCGCGTGCATGTGCAGCAAGTGCTCATCAACCTGGTCGTGAATGCCATGGACGCGATGAAGAGCAACGGCTCCCACGAGCGGGTGGTACTCGTGCGCACTTGGCGTGAGGACAGGCCCGGGGTCGCAGTGTCTGTCCGTGATCACGGACACGGGATACCAGAGGATCGTTTGCCCCAGATTTTTGAGTCCTTCTTCACAACCAAGATGGAGGGGATGGGGTTAGGTCTGGCCATGGCGCGTTCGATCATCGAAGCCCATCGTGGAAGCATCGCGGCGCGGAATCTCGTCGATGGCGGCGCGATGTTCACCTTCACGTTGCCTGCGGAATCTGCGAATGGAACCGCAAACCCAGGGAGGTCCTCATGA
- a CDS encoding transporter has protein sequence MAASGLHAAAAPAPAPSVPPDGSLQASMAPSHAGADMGAIAEKLNDPTASLISLPFQNNFDWGAGPDGDGFQYKLNVQPVVPIDLNDDWKIIWRTILPFITQEDVIGTSDQTGLGDLNTTIWLSPNKKHEGQPTIGIGPILQFPTATDDLLGAEKWAIGPSFIFVHQKHGWTAGILANHLWSVAGEEDRQDLSVTFLQPFLSYTTPKHTTFGINSESGYDWENEQWTVPLNVFITQLVKIGSTPVSFQLGARYYAEAPAQGPEWGLRISVTLVFPE, from the coding sequence ATGGCTGCGTCCGGTCTGCATGCCGCCGCCGCACCGGCACCCGCTCCATCCGTTCCGCCGGATGGTTCGCTTCAGGCGTCCATGGCTCCCTCGCATGCAGGTGCGGATATGGGCGCGATTGCCGAGAAGTTGAACGACCCCACGGCCTCGCTGATCAGTCTGCCTTTTCAGAACAATTTCGACTGGGGTGCGGGTCCGGATGGTGATGGCTTCCAATACAAGCTCAACGTTCAGCCGGTCGTGCCCATCGACTTGAATGACGACTGGAAAATCATCTGGCGCACCATTCTGCCCTTCATCACCCAGGAGGACGTCATCGGCACCAGCGACCAGACCGGACTCGGCGACTTGAATACCACCATCTGGCTGTCACCGAACAAGAAGCACGAAGGCCAGCCCACCATTGGCATTGGTCCCATTCTTCAGTTCCCCACGGCCACCGATGATCTGCTCGGCGCGGAGAAGTGGGCCATCGGTCCCTCGTTCATCTTTGTGCATCAGAAGCACGGTTGGACTGCTGGCATCCTGGCAAATCATCTCTGGTCCGTCGCGGGAGAAGAGGACCGTCAGGACCTGAGTGTCACCTTCCTTCAGCCCTTCCTCAGCTATACCACACCGAAGCACACCACCTTCGGTATCAACAGCGAGTCCGGCTATGACTGGGAGAATGAGCAGTGGACCGTCCCCCTCAATGTCTTCATCACTCAACTGGTGAAAATCGGCAGCACGCCCGTGAGCTTCCAACTCGGTGCCCGCTACTACGCCGAGGCACCGGCGCAAGGACCCGAGTGGGGCCTCCGCATCTCCGTCACGCTGGTGTTCCCGGAATAA
- a CDS encoding outer membrane beta-barrel protein — protein sequence MKSAATTFLRTAAMAAVLGSAGLFAGTPSPSSKSVVVPPEPPPEKPWYVTVAAYGWLGAVNGETGIGPITVSADTSLNDLIDEFDGSFMTYIEAGCDRWSLGLDVIWGKLKDDASVERGPFFGKVGFEQEQWVITARIQYALIKNDTTRLDVFAGGRWMYLEVDIDVDTNLGPGRHFGIKEDWIDPIVGARVIHDFTDKCFVQVMGDIGGFGVESELTWQALVGLGYRFNPKLSTVIGYRALGVDYDKDQFLLDTISHGPFVGLSYTF from the coding sequence ATGAAATCAGCAGCTACAACATTCCTCCGCACCGCCGCGATGGCCGCCGTCCTTGGATCGGCGGGTCTGTTCGCGGGAACGCCGTCGCCCTCCAGCAAGTCAGTGGTCGTTCCCCCGGAGCCACCACCGGAGAAGCCGTGGTACGTCACCGTGGCCGCGTACGGCTGGCTCGGTGCCGTGAATGGTGAAACGGGCATTGGACCCATCACGGTCAGCGCGGATACGAGTCTTAATGATCTCATTGATGAGTTCGATGGCTCCTTCATGACCTACATTGAGGCGGGTTGCGATCGCTGGAGCCTGGGCCTCGATGTCATCTGGGGAAAGCTGAAGGATGATGCCTCTGTCGAGCGCGGGCCCTTCTTTGGCAAGGTGGGCTTCGAGCAGGAGCAGTGGGTCATCACAGCCCGCATCCAGTATGCGCTCATCAAGAATGACACGACGCGGCTCGATGTCTTCGCTGGTGGTCGCTGGATGTATCTGGAGGTGGATATCGATGTGGATACCAACCTCGGGCCGGGCCGTCACTTCGGCATCAAGGAGGATTGGATCGATCCCATCGTGGGTGCCCGCGTCATTCATGACTTCACCGACAAATGCTTCGTGCAAGTCATGGGTGACATCGGTGGATTCGGCGTGGAGTCGGAACTCACCTGGCAGGCACTGGTTGGCCTTGGCTATCGGTTCAATCCGAAACTCTCCACGGTCATCGGCTATCGCGCCCTCGGGGTGGACTACGACAAGGATCAGTTCCTTCTCGATACCATCTCACATGGTCCGTTCGTCGGACTCTCCTACACCTTCTGA
- a CDS encoding DUF6515 family protein, whose product MAALLAAWMPQQSLQADWHRSGSIHRSAHIDAHGWGGGGHVDINRNFHRDVDVHGHGGSWDVHRDIHRDVDIDVHNHDHFWGGVAVGAATTLAAGAIVHSLPPTHTTVVVANQPYYYDAGVYYKTAPSGGYVAVAAPLGAVVAVVPPGSVPVVLGNQTYFYQSGVYYQQQGTTFIVAPVPIGVVVPTLPPGSQATVINGQTYFNYQGVTYQPVFMNGATSYMTVKI is encoded by the coding sequence ATGGCCGCATTGCTCGCCGCATGGATGCCGCAGCAGTCTCTGCAAGCAGACTGGCACCGGAGTGGGAGCATTCATCGCTCAGCCCACATCGATGCCCATGGATGGGGCGGTGGTGGGCATGTGGATATCAATCGCAACTTCCATCGAGATGTCGATGTGCATGGACACGGTGGCAGTTGGGATGTGCACCGCGACATCCACCGTGATGTGGACATCGACGTTCACAATCATGATCACTTCTGGGGTGGTGTGGCTGTGGGTGCTGCAACGACGCTTGCGGCAGGTGCCATCGTGCACTCGCTGCCTCCCACGCATACGACGGTGGTCGTGGCGAACCAGCCCTACTACTACGACGCTGGGGTGTATTACAAGACCGCGCCCAGCGGGGGTTATGTCGCGGTAGCTGCGCCTCTCGGTGCAGTAGTGGCGGTGGTGCCTCCCGGCTCGGTTCCGGTGGTGCTGGGGAACCAGACCTACTTTTACCAGAGTGGGGTCTACTACCAGCAGCAAGGGACGACCTTCATCGTAGCGCCTGTGCCGATTGGAGTGGTGGTGCCCACGCTCCCTCCCGGATCGCAAGCCACGGTCATCAATGGCCAGACCTATTTCAACTATCAGGGCGTCACCTACCAGCCGGTCTTCATGAATGGAGCCACCTCCTACATGACGGTGAAGATCTGA
- a CDS encoding cation:proton antiporter: MFEGVTILTTFAIAMTMVVLMPKLMERLRLPGILGFIIAGFLLGPAVTGLIKQDGPVISLLAELGKLLFMFFVGFEIDLDDFKKTRTRSLTFGALTFILPFVAGVMVGRLTGFGWNASLLIGSIIASHTLLAFPILQKLGLTQHPTVLMVVGGTIFTDIASMLVLAVTVSVHLTGFSWSFLGRELLELAIFVPLILFGAGNLARKAIIRYGQKPELRVTIMLVVIVVCAEGARIINLEGIVGAFLAGIAVKRAVRGKFAVEQLEVTSQALFIPAFFLTTGFLVDPAVLKQSITESPGMTFGLLAAVLAGKSVAAWLTGVIFRQPRHEVATVASLSFPQMAATLASAVVGYQCINSHGERLLDATFVNASVLIVIVTCVLGPILTERYAKQMRQDAEQAATKPETATTLEPPAAARC; the protein is encoded by the coding sequence ATGTTTGAAGGCGTCACCATCCTTACCACCTTTGCCATCGCCATGACCATGGTCGTGCTGATGCCGAAGCTCATGGAGAGGCTGCGGCTACCGGGGATCCTCGGCTTCATCATCGCAGGTTTCCTGCTGGGGCCCGCAGTCACGGGACTCATCAAGCAGGACGGACCGGTCATCTCGCTCCTCGCGGAACTGGGGAAGCTGCTCTTCATGTTCTTCGTCGGCTTCGAGATCGATCTCGATGATTTCAAGAAGACACGCACGCGTTCGCTCACGTTCGGCGCGCTGACCTTCATCCTGCCCTTCGTCGCCGGGGTAATGGTGGGCAGGCTCACAGGGTTCGGGTGGAATGCGTCCCTGCTCATTGGCTCCATCATCGCGTCGCACACGTTGCTGGCCTTTCCCATTCTGCAGAAGCTAGGTCTCACGCAGCATCCCACGGTGCTCATGGTGGTGGGCGGCACCATCTTCACGGACATCGCCTCCATGCTCGTGCTGGCGGTGACGGTGAGCGTGCATCTCACTGGCTTCTCCTGGAGTTTCCTCGGGAGGGAATTGCTGGAGCTCGCCATCTTCGTGCCGCTCATCTTGTTTGGCGCGGGCAATCTCGCGCGCAAGGCCATCATTCGGTACGGGCAGAAGCCCGAGCTGCGTGTGACCATCATGCTGGTGGTGATCGTGGTGTGTGCGGAGGGCGCGCGCATCATCAATCTGGAGGGCATCGTGGGAGCTTTCCTCGCGGGTATAGCCGTGAAGCGCGCGGTGCGCGGGAAGTTCGCCGTGGAGCAACTCGAGGTCACGTCACAGGCACTGTTCATCCCCGCGTTCTTCCTCACCACTGGCTTTCTTGTCGATCCTGCGGTGTTGAAGCAATCCATCACCGAGAGCCCTGGCATGACTTTCGGATTGCTCGCCGCCGTGCTGGCTGGGAAGTCTGTCGCCGCCTGGCTCACGGGCGTCATCTTCCGCCAGCCGCGTCACGAGGTTGCGACGGTCGCGAGCCTCTCCTTCCCCCAAATGGCCGCGACCCTGGCCTCTGCCGTGGTTGGCTACCAGTGCATCAACAGCCACGGCGAGCGCCTGCTGGATGCGACCTTTGTAAATGCCTCGGTGCTCATCGTCATCGTCACCTGCGTGCTCGGCCCCATCCTCACCGAGCGGTATGCGAAGCAAATGCGGCAGGATGCCGAGCAGGCAGCAACAAAGCCCGAAACAGCAACAACCCTCGAGCCGCCCGCAGCGGCACGGTGCTGA
- a CDS encoding DUF1254 domain-containing protein, which produces MKTHLSHLLLTLTGVMVFRCAVAQDYEFKGGYPTAETIQRAYDDADLNRAIQAYKFFYPTVSILATYEGNARAGMVENKNPMLMLGTPAQAVFTPNSDTPYAGANFDLSKGPMVVEIPPGAVMSVVNDLNQRYVMDLGLPGPDAGKGGKHLVIPPGWKGEIPQGYYAAQATTNRVLVLFRAIPTGGDMNAAIDKLKSINFYPHKGGGDADKPVWLEVGAKFYDFTPVPWEDNLEYWKKLHSVIDAEPPYEAYRMYYGELAMLGIQKGKPFAPDERMQIILEKAAKMANIQMRVQSFADRRPERIAWPDRKWEWASLRFENGTFDTPNYKDLEAREKWFYQAQIESPAMFRRDEHAGSLYWLGVRDASGVYLDGGKTYKLTVPLPVPAKLFWSVTVYDTYSRSEIVNQQGTAAIRSLQELKDLGDAKSVDLYFGPKLPAGASEKRWVQTLPTKGWFTYFRIYGPGAPAFNGAWKPGDFEEVK; this is translated from the coding sequence ATGAAAACGCACCTATCGCATCTCTTGCTGACTTTGACCGGAGTAATGGTATTCCGCTGCGCAGTCGCGCAGGACTACGAGTTCAAGGGTGGCTATCCAACTGCTGAAACCATCCAGAGGGCGTATGATGATGCTGACTTGAATCGCGCCATTCAGGCCTACAAGTTCTTCTATCCCACGGTGTCCATTCTGGCCACCTATGAGGGGAACGCCCGAGCTGGCATGGTGGAGAACAAGAATCCCATGCTCATGCTGGGCACCCCCGCGCAAGCGGTGTTTACGCCGAACTCCGACACACCATACGCCGGAGCGAACTTTGACCTGAGCAAGGGTCCGATGGTGGTGGAGATTCCGCCGGGCGCGGTGATGTCCGTGGTTAATGATCTGAATCAGCGCTACGTGATGGACCTCGGCCTGCCCGGTCCTGATGCGGGCAAAGGAGGCAAACATTTGGTCATTCCGCCAGGATGGAAAGGAGAGATTCCCCAGGGTTACTATGCGGCTCAAGCGACCACAAATCGTGTGCTCGTGCTGTTCCGCGCAATACCGACGGGTGGGGATATGAATGCGGCCATAGACAAACTCAAGTCTATCAATTTCTATCCACACAAGGGCGGAGGAGACGCCGACAAGCCGGTGTGGCTTGAAGTGGGCGCCAAGTTTTATGATTTCACCCCAGTTCCTTGGGAAGACAATCTCGAATACTGGAAGAAACTTCACTCAGTAATCGATGCTGAGCCTCCGTACGAGGCTTACCGCATGTATTACGGCGAACTTGCCATGCTTGGGATCCAGAAGGGCAAACCCTTTGCTCCTGACGAGCGGATGCAGATCATCTTGGAGAAGGCAGCGAAAATGGCGAATATACAGATGCGAGTCCAGTCGTTCGCGGACCGACGTCCAGAACGAATCGCGTGGCCGGACCGGAAGTGGGAATGGGCCAGCTTGCGCTTCGAGAACGGTACCTTTGACACACCGAACTACAAGGATCTAGAAGCCCGCGAAAAGTGGTTCTACCAGGCGCAGATCGAGTCGCCTGCAATGTTCCGCCGAGATGAGCATGCAGGTTCGCTCTATTGGTTGGGCGTGCGTGACGCCTCAGGGGTCTATCTCGACGGAGGCAAGACTTACAAGCTCACTGTGCCACTGCCAGTACCGGCGAAGCTCTTCTGGTCAGTGACGGTATATGATACTTACTCGAGAAGCGAGATCGTCAACCAGCAGGGCACCGCCGCCATCCGGTCTCTACAAGAATTGAAAGACCTCGGTGATGCAAAATCCGTGGACCTGTATTTCGGGCCCAAATTGCCCGCTGGCGCAAGTGAGAAGCGTTGGGTGCAAACACTCCCTACCAAGGGTTGGTTCACCTACTTCCGCATCTATGGCCCGGGAGCACCTGCCTTCAATGGCGCATGGAAGCCTGGTGACTTCGAAGAAGTAAAGTAG
- a CDS encoding response regulator: protein MTTCAVETLKEEAASTVHVVDDDESLRVAVTRLLRAAGFQVQSYASAGEYLLRRKPGMNGCLLLDMRMPGPSGLELQAALQNDRDALPVVFLTAHGDIPMSVQAMKQGAVDFLTKPVERTALLHAIKGALAKQTDESQSRRSVEEYRARLRSLTDREHQVFVGVVSGKLNKQIAAELGTVERTVKAHRAQVMTKMQAASLADLVHMADALRAAGCTIE, encoded by the coding sequence ATGACCACCTGCGCCGTGGAGACATTGAAAGAGGAGGCTGCGTCCACGGTGCACGTGGTGGATGACGATGAATCCTTGCGTGTTGCGGTCACGCGGCTGCTGCGCGCCGCGGGCTTTCAGGTGCAGTCGTATGCCTCAGCCGGCGAGTACCTGCTGCGTCGGAAGCCGGGGATGAATGGCTGCCTCCTTCTGGATATGCGCATGCCGGGGCCAAGTGGCCTGGAATTGCAGGCAGCGCTGCAGAATGACCGTGATGCTCTGCCCGTCGTCTTCCTCACCGCGCATGGGGACATCCCCATGAGCGTGCAGGCCATGAAGCAGGGAGCCGTGGACTTTCTGACGAAGCCGGTGGAACGCACCGCCTTGCTGCACGCCATCAAAGGAGCGCTCGCGAAGCAGACGGATGAGAGCCAGTCGAGGCGCTCTGTGGAGGAGTATCGCGCCCGCCTGCGCAGTCTCACGGATCGGGAGCATCAAGTCTTTGTGGGTGTGGTGTCGGGAAAGCTGAACAAACAAATCGCCGCGGAGCTGGGCACCGTGGAGCGAACGGTGAAGGCGCATCGCGCGCAGGTCATGACGAAGATGCAGGCCGCATCCCTCGCAGACCTGGTGCACATGGCGGACGCACTGCGTGCAGCGGGCTGCACTATCGAGTAG
- a CDS encoding response regulator — translation MMASGNRVVIVEDDPGMSQAVERLLGAAGYRALSYSNAEALLQSPPKEEICCYVFDIRLTGMSGLDLAERLHQSGDAIPFILMTAHDDEARQSHPAMARAAALFTKPFSGKAFVAAIREAALPEATGRSP, via the coding sequence ATGATGGCCTCTGGAAATCGCGTTGTCATTGTGGAAGACGACCCCGGCATGAGCCAGGCCGTCGAGCGGTTGCTTGGCGCTGCAGGCTACCGGGCGTTGTCTTATTCCAACGCGGAGGCGTTGCTGCAGTCACCGCCAAAGGAGGAGATCTGCTGCTATGTCTTTGATATCCGGCTGACCGGCATGTCGGGGCTCGATCTTGCGGAGCGACTGCATCAATCCGGAGACGCCATCCCCTTCATCCTCATGACTGCGCATGATGATGAGGCAAGGCAATCCCATCCGGCCATGGCCCGTGCGGCAGCGCTCTTCACGAAACCCTTTTCGGGCAAGGCCTTTGTGGCCGCCATCAGAGAGGCCGCGCTTCCCGAAGCCACGGGCCGGTCACCGTGA
- a CDS encoding DUF1254 domain-containing protein: MKPNSYNQHALLLATLTVALGTVALSEEFSPEELQKRAIHRRAVEAVIWGIPAVNYERMLQATIDNGGKLNQVVYWSRPVNSKNQTLTPNPDTIYLNPFYDTSKGPVVVEIPPADENNVIVGSFDMAWQNALEDVGPAGADKGKGAKYLILPPGYKEKAPEGYIVLESETNRGFVILRSNFKSRSDADIKSAVEHGKKVKIYPLGGNPDSTVYVDAYDKPFDATIPYDATFFEYLDRFVQAEPWITRDKVMIDSLKTIGIEKGKPFTPDANTKRILESAVREAHAEVALKFEKGFVPPFFDGTRWGLPIPKETVDGMGSGFAKPNEYGIDGRAVMYHIGYFSAKHLGTGQFYLMNISDREGKSLEGDKTYRLTVPPNAPIEQYWSVTAYDRETHALIVGMSRPSLASNDTSVQKNADGSTDVYFGPKAPAGKEANWVPTDPKRQFELLFRLYGPKKELFEKAWNLPDVEELK; encoded by the coding sequence ATGAAGCCCAATTCATACAATCAGCACGCGCTCCTCCTCGCCACCCTCACGGTAGCGTTGGGAACGGTCGCCCTCTCCGAGGAATTTTCTCCTGAGGAACTTCAGAAGCGTGCCATCCACCGTCGCGCGGTCGAGGCAGTCATCTGGGGCATTCCTGCTGTGAACTACGAGCGCATGCTGCAGGCGACGATCGACAACGGCGGGAAACTCAACCAGGTCGTCTATTGGTCGCGGCCGGTGAACTCGAAGAACCAGACGCTCACGCCCAATCCGGACACAATCTACCTCAACCCATTCTACGACACCTCGAAAGGCCCGGTGGTGGTGGAGATCCCTCCGGCGGACGAGAACAACGTGATCGTCGGCAGCTTTGACATGGCGTGGCAGAATGCGCTTGAGGATGTCGGGCCGGCTGGCGCGGACAAGGGGAAGGGTGCGAAGTATCTGATCCTGCCGCCTGGTTATAAAGAGAAGGCGCCAGAGGGATACATCGTGCTGGAGTCTGAGACCAATCGTGGCTTCGTGATCCTGCGTTCAAACTTCAAGAGCCGCAGCGATGCCGACATCAAGTCCGCCGTGGAGCACGGCAAGAAGGTGAAGATCTACCCGTTGGGCGGCAACCCAGACTCGACCGTGTACGTGGACGCGTATGACAAGCCCTTCGATGCGACGATACCCTATGACGCGACATTCTTCGAATACCTCGACCGTTTCGTGCAGGCAGAGCCATGGATCACGCGTGACAAGGTGATGATCGACTCGCTGAAGACAATTGGCATTGAGAAAGGCAAGCCGTTCACACCAGATGCGAATACGAAACGGATCCTCGAGAGTGCGGTGCGTGAAGCTCATGCTGAGGTGGCGTTAAAATTCGAGAAGGGTTTCGTCCCGCCGTTCTTTGATGGGACGCGCTGGGGATTGCCGATTCCGAAGGAAACGGTGGATGGCATGGGCTCGGGTTTCGCCAAACCAAATGAGTACGGTATCGACGGCCGGGCGGTGATGTATCACATAGGATACTTCAGCGCGAAGCATCTGGGCACCGGTCAGTTCTATCTGATGAACATCAGCGACCGCGAGGGCAAATCTCTGGAGGGAGACAAAACCTATCGCCTGACAGTCCCGCCGAATGCGCCCATCGAGCAATACTGGTCCGTGACTGCCTATGACCGCGAGACGCACGCGCTGATCGTCGGCATGTCCCGCCCGAGCCTCGCTTCGAACGACACGTCAGTGCAGAAGAATGCGGACGGATCCACGGACGTCTACTTCGGTCCCAAAGCTCCTGCCGGAAAGGAAGCCAACTGGGTGCCCACGGACCCGAAGAGGCAGTTCGAACTGCTGTTCCGCCTCTACGGCCCGAAGAAGGAGCTCTTCGAGAAGGCGTGGAATCTCCCGGATG